Genomic DNA from Plutella xylostella chromosome 13, ilPluXylo3.1, whole genome shotgun sequence:
CTCTGTGTTGTCTATACTGCAactacaataattttaaatatgtatgaCAATCTAAACTCGATACGACGTCGCGTCGAAAAAACGTCTCTTTCCAATTTGCAGATGTTCAATGGGAGAGGGCTAGAAAGTGGTACCACGCGAAATCGTATCGTGTTTATGTGTAGGCCCTAACTTTCCATCCATCTAAAGGTATCATAAGCCCGCCTGTCCCGTgccagtgatattgctctaatcggagacatcaaccagctaccgtacatagacagagagaacctattcgaactaaggtacagtcgcccaacactggtagcaaacatcacccaggagctgttgtgctcatacagaaaccccatggatgttgcatacgccctaagagaagtatactcaggcatatacgcagccacaacgcgtatccaatccctgcagctgaaaaggtttacagacgcagcaattccaaaatcccaaaccaacactctattcctgacgcatacacaggaagaaaaagagaccctgaccagccaagggtttggagaaggaacgggatcacgcgtcttaaccatacacgaagcacagggattgacgtacgaatccgtcattatcataaaaacaaaagataaaataaagttgcacgatagcatacctcacgcagtagtggcgctgtcgaggcacacctccgcctgcacctactatgcggatgacaccgaggacgctatcggcaacctcgctaaaacggcaataacagcaccgaagaaacggatcctcgagtacaacctaaagatggcaataaaaaatcgggacaaagaggtcgttgcccagcaatcaaggcttttggcaacgcaaaatggagcggaataggagaattttgattttaattttatattgacggccaaaccgtattgcatgtattttatagttttgttatgtatagtatatagcatgtattgtatagttttgatatgtaggtattgtatagtatatcatgaattaatattatctgtataagaactaaccaataaaattaagatagttttaagaacactgtcacacattaacacaaggcaaaacaacagcgattacaaaaggagtgtgtggccactgacaggcgtctgttaagttctctgaagacagctgacactggccctacccttcaaatgtttgttgccattataattgtaagtgtgactgtgtgaaacaaagaaaaaaaaaaaaaaaaaaaaaaacaagaaatgcacaactgggggtttttagtcggttaaaggccgacactacctgggtccccttcccaggtgtttgtgtagattttcctccaggagtgcaaaaaaaaaaaaaaaaattattaataatatataggtatatatatataaaagataaaatatatatattataagcttccacattgagtagtgagtagttaaaagatgaagacaaaaaacaaccaaactctcacaatatattgatctctcaaaaaggcacggacataaagtctgtggagtgataataaaatctttgaaaaaaaaaaaaaaaaaaaaagccaTCGCTTTTagccatttgtacataattatgttatttacgGGTCAATTGTAACATCCGTGAGCAAACATAGTTCTATTTCATTTtgtaacattaaaataaaccaATTCACAACTCACCGATCCAAAACGGACAGCAAACACAGCACACAGAAGAAATAATAAGCCGCCACATAGGGCATAGTAACCACGGCATGGAACGACAGGTGGCCGGCGTCCAGACTGTCGGAGAAGCTGATGAGCAGCAGGTGCATCAGCGAGAGGCCCCCGAGCACCCCGTGGCAGGCCGGGGAACAGTTGCGCCAGGCTTTCTGGAGGGCCAGGGCTATGTCTACGGGCGTGAAGTCTGCTAGTCTGTAACGGGATAGGGGTTGGTTTTAGTTTGGGGGATATCGGGCAGAAGTTTTCAACATAGCGTCAACTGagacataggtacctaataagtataagtaatctGATCTATATGCTTCACTACGCGAAACATTCTTGTTTTAGACATTCTTCTTATATTTATCCGAAGCTTATAAGCTTCGCTACGCGGGATTGTATGTGAGGATCAATAGATCAAATATTGTGTCTCAATTGACATAGGTTACGTAAATAATGGCTAtgataaaattcaaaataatttcattttaccAAGtttaatccaattcacacaaATATTACTAAGCATGAaactttctttctttctttctttcttaaattttatgtaagtataccaaaATATACTTGATACTTACTCCTTATACTTATCATCTTCCCGAGGAGGCTGAGATTCACTAAGAATCCTGTCTCGGGACACAGCCCGAAATGTCCCGCCTCCTTGAAGGTAAATCTTCTCTGGCCTCCGTCCACTGAACGGAGTCATTCTGTCATCATTAGGGGAGGTCAAAGGGGATGGGGAGGAGAATGGATTGTCTATGCTAGTGTCATGGTAGGTTCTGGAGCCTTCTAGGGATTTCAGCATTGTTGTCAGCTCCGTTGGTCGAGCTGGAAAGAAAAAAGAAGAGAGAAGTCAAGTATGTATCAAGTTGGCGTTGATAGGGGATTATGatacaaattataatgtaaCTAAGTAGAAATGGCTTATTAGTGTCAATGTGTAGGCACAAACACACTCAGGCACTCTGTTCTGATGCACATAATTATTGTACTATAAATGATGATAAGTACAATGTCATTTAGTAAAGGCACTTTGCCCTCAGCCAACAAAATGTCcatcagaataataattccATACCTGGTTTAGCATTAGGTTTACTCTTCAAAGCCGCTTTGAAAACTTTTGGACTGACTCCTCTTCCATTAGCATTTGAATCCTGTCTCTCATCTCTGCCTTTCCGCCTCGTCTTCCGTGGCTTGTGACGGTGATCTTTTGAAGATCCATTATTGTTCTCTACATCATTTGGCTCTATTTCTAACTCACCACTTAGAGTCACTACTTCATCGTGATTGTATTCCTTAAGATAATCATCAACCTGGAAAACCAATGAGGATTAATAAATGACCATGTCAGTAAGAACATAGTGTAATAGAGTAAGATGCCCTAACATTTGGCATAACAGTTGTGAAACTTGGCAAAAATACACAGTGTAATCTTTGATAGTGGGTGATTATAAACACAACACACCTTCTCTAAAGCACTCAAACTAGACCCTGGTATCTCAAACTCTTGCAAATCTCTCTCTCTAGCTCTAGAAGAGTGTCTTTTCTTCTTCCTGTAAGACGGGCTTCTTTTCTCTTTGTGACCACTGGAAGGGCGGGACAGGTTCTTCAGA
This window encodes:
- the LOC105384441 gene encoding uncharacterized protein LOC105384441: MKAMKSVDVKEEIAEVHTAARSPSPKRASKPKSRSRSGSRRMSNGPSGDSGSGGGGGDAPDTAQAQAETSDKSKTRDNWIKCDQNESLDIELPIHDQIKQGILGFVEKEIQKADSTGAKPSFVFYSHDPSGLDEKFLKNLSRPSSGHKEKRSPSYRKKKRHSSRARERDLQEFEIPGSSLSALEKVDDYLKEYNHDEVVTLSGELEIEPNDVENNNGSSKDHRHKPRKTRRKGRDERQDSNANGRGVSPKVFKAALKSKPNAKPARPTELTTMLKSLEGSRTYHDTSIDNPFSSPSPLTSPNDDRMTPFSGRRPEKIYLQGGGTFRAVSRDRILSESQPPREDDKYKELADFTPVDIALALQKAWRNCSPACHGVLGGLSLMHLLLISFSDSLDAGHLSFHAVVTMPYVAAYYFFCVLCLLSVLDRLDVASLDISRGPQLYFQPIVLVILYTACLLVCAAARTHDELMVYQYTSAVGNLTGNMTTPTIPSFYHTWTHLSIWRAVLSILGLVYFVISNPQDMVYANLSKLLQFKHSLQSIG